In Flavobacterium piscisymbiosum, the sequence TCTCATCAAATTCTCTGGAGAAGATTCCAAGAAAAATAATCAATAAGAGAATGATGAAGTAGTAGAATCGTTTTCTTTTCAAGTGCAGTTATATTTAGAGCAAATTTATATTAAATTTTTTATTGGTAATACTGGTGATTTCTCTTTGTCAAAGTTTAAAACTTTGACAAAGATTCTCATTAAGAGAAAAGTTAATTCAATTTTTTCATGTGTAATATTGAAGGCTTCCCTTTGTCAAAGTTCCAGACTTTGATAAAGGTTCTTTTTTTATAATTAATTAAGAAAAATCTTATTTATTTGGTATTTTTGATCTTTTAAATTTTAAAGATATTAAATCATTGGATATTAGAATTCAAAACTTAGAACCGGACTGTTTTTATCATATTTATAACCGTGGAGTAAATGGAGATAAAGTTTTTCAGGAAAGTGATAATTACATGTTTTTCATGGCACAATTTCTCAAATACTTAAGTAATGTGTGCGATCTCTATGCTTATTGTCTAATGCCAAATCATTTTCATTTTTTAATTAAAATAAAATCTCAAGAGGAATTAGTTATTTTTTTTGAAGCGAAGAATAAAAGATCAAATAATAAAGGTTTGCATTCAATAGAAAGTATTTCCAGTAAACAATTAAGTAAATTTATTAGTTCTTATACTCAGGCATATAATAAAGTTTTTGAAAGACATGGTCCGTTATTTGAATCTCCTTTTAAAAGAAAGAAAATAGATTCTGAGCAATATTTAATGAATGTGATTGTGTATATTCATCAAAATCCAATTGATATTAAGAAGGATTTTAAAAGTTATAAATTTTCTTCCTATTCAACTGTTTTGTCTTCTTTGAAAACTAATTTAAAAAGAGGTGAAGTAATTGAATATTTTGATAATTTGGAAAATTTTATATTTTGTCATACTAAGATAATTGACTTTAAATTTTAAGGTTTTAAAGAATCTTTGTCAAAGTTTTGAACTTTGACAAAGAGGAAAGAGAAGAGGAACTATTTG encodes:
- a CDS encoding transposase, giving the protein MDIRIQNLEPDCFYHIYNRGVNGDKVFQESDNYMFFMAQFLKYLSNVCDLYAYCLMPNHFHFLIKIKSQEELVIFFEAKNKRSNNKGLHSIESISSKQLSKFISSYTQAYNKVFERHGPLFESPFKRKKIDSEQYLMNVIVYIHQNPIDIKKDFKSYKFSSYSTVLSSLKTNLKRGEVIEYFDNLENFIFCHTKIIDFKF